ACAGCAGAGTTTATCGGAAAAGGTCAGCAGTATGTAAGAATGGGCCTACAGACAGGAAGGCTTAGTTTTGGCTCGGCAGTTCAGACTAGAGAGCCGACCAGAACTAGACCCCGTGGAGCTTGGGATTATGACATACAGCGAATACAGGTTGAAAGATATGTCGGCATGAGCTACAAAAAATTTTTGAAATTAAAATATGCAGATTAGGAGAAGGATGTGATTAAAAATGGGTTGCAAATTTGATGGGTTATGGATGGTAAACCAAAACAGCCACAGGGCGAGAAAAGAACTTAAGAAAAAAAGAGAGAATGAAAAAAGGAATTTACTAATTGCCTTGAAAAAATTATCTGAAGGAATTAAAAGGAGTGAAGAGCGATGAAAAATAAAATATTGAAAAATACTGTAAAAGTGATTTTAACAGCTATTTTAACTATTACAGCGTACAGATATGCGGCAATTGAGAGAGGATATTACTTGGGGATAATCGGTGGAGGAGAAACTTTTGTCCCAGTACTATGCGGAATGCTGTTTTGGATTTTGCCTTCAATAGTTAAAGAGATGCTGAGAAAGTAGAAGGAAATTATGAGCAGTTTGAGAAGAATTAAAAAGAAAAAGTTTAAAGAGGAAATAACTGAAAAAGCAATGGATTACACAAAATTTGTGCTAGATGAAAACGAAAAGACAAAAGTTTTCTCGATGATGGCGCTGTCAAATTTGTGCAAACATTATAGAAACTACTTTAGTATTCCAAATATCACAGACAAAAATCTTGTAAAAGGTGATACAAAAATATCTAGGCTATCAGAGGAACAGACTTTGTGGTGCAGCTTCGAGCTCGAAGACATCATCCAGCGAAGTTTCAGGACATTGACAAGACTCATAGAGGAATATGATTATGAAGATTTGCAAAATCCAAAACAGCGCAAAATAAAAGACTTTAAAAATGAATTTGTAGTCGTCGAATTTTCAAAAATTTATCAAAAAGAATTAATAAAATTAAAAATTAAGTTTAACAAATATCTAAAAACTAGATACAAAGAAACAGAAAATGCGCTAAAACAGATACTTGTAATATTTGCATACTATAATATATTTAAAGCGCAAATTTGCAACAAAATAAAAGATTTTAATAAAAAGAACAGAATGTATATAAAAACTTTGATAACGAAAACAGACAAAAAATTTGCAGAAATGGAAGAGGTTATCGTGGAAGGTGGGGAAGTTAATCATGAAGAAGACATGCTCTCATTATTAGAATTCGAAGAAGCAGGTTTTGATATAAAGTGGGTCGGCAAAGGTTACAGCAGGGAAAAAGCGCTTAAAATAAGAAAAAGCCGATGTCAAGAGACATCGACCGAAAATGGATAAGTCATTAATCTTTCACTAGTATTATAACAGGTTTTGTCGAACAAATCAATACTTTGGAGAGAAGAAACTCCATAAAAAACTTGGCTGACATTTTATCTCCTAAATATTTATAACGATAAAGGACCGTCATTCCTTTATCGGTGTCAGCTTACTAAATATAGAAAGGATGAAAAGAAAATGGAAAAGTTAATGAAGGAGAAAATATTGAAAATAGCTGAATTATGCCTAGACATTAATTCAAGAGAAAAAAATACGCTGTTTTTCAATTATTCTGGGCATGTAGAGACTTTATCTGTCGAGTATTATAAGTTAGGATGGAAGCCGAAGACATGTAGTATTGTGCGATTTAGCATTCCTGTAGGAGCTGATTATTTAACACAGGATGAAAAGTTGGAAAAATTAAATGAAATTATGACATTTTTAGAAGATGTAAAATATAAAATAGAAAGAGGAAAGAAAAAATGGAATTAACTGTAGACAGAAAAGAACTGTTAAAAGCAATAAATGGTCTGAAACGGATTGCTGCAACAGGAAGAAACGACTTTCTGGAAATAAAGTCAAAAGATGGAAAAGTTTATATTAGCAAAACTGATAAGGACAGAATTTGGGCAAGCTATAGATTGAATAACGCTAGTGTGGTTGATGAAGGAAGCGCATTAGTAGAAACATCGGTGATGAAGGATATATTAAGCGGATTTAACGAAGACATTATCACAATCAGCAGTAACGGCGGTGAAAGTTCACTTTTTATAAGAATGGGAAACTCATCCGCAATAATTAACTGTATTCAAGAAAAAAGTATTGAAACCGAAGTTATAGATGGAGAAAACTTTAAAATAGATAAATCCGATTTCATAGATCTGTTAAAAAAAGTGATTATTTCTGCCGACACAGACCAGGAGAATTTAGCAACATGTGGGGTTAAACTGATTGCAAAGGATAATATTTTAGAAGTGGTTGCGACAGATACCTACAGATTATCGTATGCAAAAAAAGCATTTGATACAAAAACAAATGGAGCAATTGATATTCTTATTCCGGCTCAAGTTGCTGCTGGAATAATTAAGATGAAAACAAAACAAGGATTTATCGTTGAAATAGCGCACAATGAAAATCAGTTTTGCATACAGTTTGGCAACTTAAAAGTTAAGTTTTGTCCTCACAATTTACAATATCCGGATTATAATTCCATAATATCTAACTCTAATTATGATGAAAAGATATTACTGAACACAAAAGAATTTAAAGATGCTCTAAAAAGAGTGTTAAATGTTTGTAAAAGTAATAAAGAGAGTAAAAATGGAGCAACATTTGACTTTCATAACAACAAGCTTACAATACTCGGACAAAACGAAGCATTAACGGTCAATGAAGGAATAAAAACTGTTCAATCTGGGGAAGATTTGCGAATTGCTTTAAATGTTAAGTTTTTACTTGATTATTTAAATGTTGTGAAAGATGGGATAACTGAACTACACCTGCTAAACAAAAGAAGCTCAGTAAAAGTTAAAGGGAATAATGAAGAAGACAGTATTTACTTCACTATGCCTTTAGCGTTAAGAGATTAGCAAAATATATAAATTATATAAAATTTTAGAAAGGATAAATTAATTATGGAAATAAAGTTAATAATCGAAATTGAAGAAAGCAGCAGACCTGTGATTGAAAATTTTTCAAAGGCGATAATGTCGCTGGGAAATAATAATGACATAATGAAAGGTGAAGCTGTTATTGAAAAAATAACAGACAAGATTCAAGGGGAAAAAAGTTCAGGAGTAGACATAAAAGTGGATTCTGTTAAGGATGAAAAATTAAAGGAATCAAAAGAAGAAAAGGTTGAACTTCCAAAAGCTGTTGCACCAAAATTGACGCTTGAGCAGTTAAGAGCTGGATGTGTTGAGGGTTCTGGGCTTGGAAAAGGTATGGAGATTAAAAAGCTGCTTAATGAAAAATATGATGTTAAAAAACTTGATGCATTATCTGATGAAAGATATTTAGATTTTGCTAACGATTTAAGAGAACTGGGGGTAAGAATATAATGACCATAAATCATTCCGAAAGAGGACACGCTTTACTTAGTGCAAGTGGGGCTAAAAGGTGGATGAAGTGTCCGCCAAGTGCAAGAATGGAAGATATGTTTGAAGATGTAACATCCGATTATGCAAGAGAAGGAACATTGGCTCATGAACTGTCAGAGCTTAAGCTTAGAAAATATCTAAGCCCATTAGGGCTCAAAAAATATAACATTGAACTAAAAAAAATAAAATCAGATGATTTGTATAAAAATGAAATGGATGGATTCACAGAATTTTATGTTGATCACATAAAAGAATTATTGATGAAATTCAATGGAAATCCAATAAACACAACAGTAATAGAAAAGAAAGTGGACTTTAGCGAATATGTGCCAGATGGATTCGGAACTGCAGATTTCATATCCATTGATACAGAGAAAAGAGTTTTATATATCAGGGATTTAAAATATGGAAAAGGGGTTCCAGTTTTCGCTGAAAGCAACCCACAGTTAATGCTTTATGCACTTGGAGCTTACTTAGAATATTCACTTTATTTTGACATAGACCTCATAGATATGGGAATCGTACAGCCAAGATTGGATAGCGTCAGCACTTTTCAAATTAGTTCTAAAGAATTGATGGACTGGGCGGAAAATGAAGTAAAACCCGCAGCACAAAAGGCTTATGAAGGCGATGGGGAATTTACTCCGGGGGAATGTACTTTTTGCAGAGCTAAGGCTTTGTGCAAGGCAAGAGCTGAGAAAAATTTGGAACTTGAAACCGAAATGAAGTTAAAAGGAAATGTTTTGACAAATGAAGAACTGGGGGAAATTTTAAAAAAGGCCCAAGACTTAGTTAAATGGGTCAAAGATATAGAAAATCAAAGTTTGACAAAGTTATTAAATGGCGAAGAGATTCCTGGATGGAAAGTTGTGGAAGGAAGGTCAATCAGACAAATTAAAGACTCGGATAAATTAGTGGAAGCACTTAAGGAAAATGATGTTGAAGAGGCTTTACTGTTTGAAAAAAGGTTGCTGCCGC
This genomic stretch from Leptotrichia sp. oral taxon 218 harbors:
- the dnaN gene encoding DNA polymerase III subunit beta, which translates into the protein MELTVDRKELLKAINGLKRIAATGRNDFLEIKSKDGKVYISKTDKDRIWASYRLNNASVVDEGSALVETSVMKDILSGFNEDIITISSNGGESSLFIRMGNSSAIINCIQEKSIETEVIDGENFKIDKSDFIDLLKKVIISADTDQENLATCGVKLIAKDNILEVVATDTYRLSYAKKAFDTKTNGAIDILIPAQVAAGIIKMKTKQGFIVEIAHNENQFCIQFGNLKVKFCPHNLQYPDYNSIISNSNYDEKILLNTKEFKDALKRVLNVCKSNKESKNGATFDFHNNKLTILGQNEALTVNEGIKTVQSGEDLRIALNVKFLLDYLNVVKDGITELHLLNKRSSVKVKGNNEEDSIYFTMPLALRD